A stretch of DNA from Anaerobacillus sp. CMMVII:
AGTGTAGAGTTTAGAGTCTTAAGCGTTGTTCCGAAGCCTTACACTATAACTCTAAACAATACACTCTCAACTACTAAAGTAACGGTGATAACAACCTAGAGGTAGACTCAACAATACGTTTAAATATTGAACGTCTTTTAAACTTTTCATAAGTAATAATCGTTGAGTGTTCCATGTCGTAAATATAATCTCCAACGAGTGTATGAACGCTTTGTGTTCTATATAGAAAGGCGTTCACCTCAAAATTCAAATGAAAACTTCTCATATCCATGTTCGCAGTGCCAATTGAAGCTATTTCCTTATCGACAATTAAAATTTTACTATGCATAAAACCACGGTTATATTCATAAATTTTCACTCCTGCTTCTAGTAATTCAGGGAAATAAGACCTAGATGCATGGAAAACAATCCTTTTGTCGGGTCGGTTTGGCACAAGAATTCTTACATCGACACCGCTTAGCGCAGCTATTTTTAAGGCTGAGAGGATATCATCATCCGGGATAAAATAAGGTGATGCAATCCAAATTGACTTTTTAGCAGAGGTAATCATCGAAAAGAACAACTTTTTAATTACTTCCCACCTTGTATCAGGTCCACTAGCAATCATCTGAACTCCCCCTAGATGATCCAATGTCGGTAGGTCTGGGGATAGATAACTCTGTTTTAGTAACGTTTCTCTTGTCATATAATACCAATCACGTAGGAAGATAAGCTGCAACGTTCGAACTGCTTCACCTCTTACAAATAAATGTGTGTCTCTCCAATGGCCAAAATACGCATTTTTCCCTAGATATTCATCACCTATATTTAAACCACCAACAAAAGCAAGCTGAGCATCCACAACTATTATTTTTCGATGATTGCGGTAGTTGATACGATGGTTTAATAATGGCATTTTAACAGGGGCAAAAGCCACCATTTGGACCCCAGCCTCTTTCAACTGTTGAACATAATATTTTGATAGTTGAAAACACCCTACTGCATCATAAAGAAACCGTACATTCACTCCTTGACGCGCTTTCTCAATTAATATATCTTTAATTTCATTGCCGATCTCATCACTACGAACGATATAGTATTCCATATGAATATGGTTTGTCGCTTCTTTTAGCGCTTTTAAGATATGGGCAAATGTTTCTTTCCCATCAGTTAAGACCTTTGTTTCTGTCGAAAAGGATATCGGACTATTAGCTAAGCGGTGCGCAAGTCGAAATAATAGCTGTTGGTCCTCACCCATTTTTCCTAACTCACTTTCGTCTAGCGGTTTATTGCCTTCAATTCGATCCAAGGCCTGTTCATCCATAATGGCTTTTTCGGTAAATGTTTTCATTTTACGATGGTTTTGTCCAAACATCAGATAAAAGAAAAAACCTAAGACCGGAAAAATTGCTAGTACCATTAACCAGGTAACAGTACGTGATGGATGACGATTTTCTAAGAAAATTACAACAGCAATAAAAAAGCAGATAATGAAAAGAGAATGCTGACACTTCCAACAATCCATCCTTCCCAATAGTCTTTTGTTATGTATAAAATTGTTCCGATCAAACCTAGAAAAACTAATATTTGCAGTTTCTTTTTCATTTTTTACTCACTTTCCCTTTTTAAATAGAAGCTATTGTCTATTTAAGTAGTACAAAAAAGGGGCGGGCTCTACCTAAAAAAAGATAATAAAAATATGAGACCTTCTCTTCTATCCGAGGTGCCTATAATTTATCTTTTTCGAGGAAGTGCCTGACCCAACGACGTCAGCCTATCATTATTTCTGGAACATCTTTCGTAATCCCTGTAAAGCCTCATCACCGATGATTTCTTTGCCATACTCCTGGATACGATGAATTGTAATTTCCGACTCGTGTCCAAATTCAAGAATTTGACTCAGGATATCATCTTGTTCCTCTTCAGGGAATTCATCGGTGAACATAACGAATAAATAATAACGATTTTCAAAGTGATAAAGGGCATTTTTGAATCCCCTAACCTCTAAATGATGGCTCAAGGAGATAATATCTTCAAAATCTTGAAAGCCAATAACAAGATCTAATAACTCCTGTTCCTCATCCTCGCGATCTCGATATTTATTCTTTACGAAGTTATCATCTAGCATGTCAACAATATTTTCATCAACTGGGATGTTTATCTGCTCATTGGAAACAGGAATTTCTAACCTAACATTGCCATCAGTAATTTGCCCTCTCGTAACGATAATTTCAAGTCCTTTATCAAGAGCTTGGACTTGAATCCAGAGTGGCCCCTCTAGTTCAAAATTCTCTTTATCATTTGCTTCGTTTATCATCTCAAAAAATAGTTCTTCACCACGTTCACGGTTATACCAAATCTCTTCCCGATCAAAGCCTCGATTCTCAATATCCTTGTACGTAATATAAAACTTAATGGTCGATTCGTTTAGTCTTTCAATCTCCATATTTCTTCTCTCCCTTCTGGCGAATTCAAATGGCGGAAGGGATTACTATCCCCTAATTTTTATACTTGCAGTCCCGTCATCTTTTTCACTTAAGAGTTAAACGGTTTATTCATTTCTTTTTCCATCAAAGGGATATTTTAGGCCCTTTTTCTAAAAAGGTTTGTTGCGTTACATCCATAAACTGTGGTCAAAGGATACTCAACTTATCATGGGTGAAAACAGCCATTTAAAAAAAGCAATTCCTTTTTCATATATTATACTTCTATTCTATGATAAATCAATTAAGAATGGAAATTATATGCTAACAAATTTATACAGTGAATTTTTCATCTTTTTTTTCTAAAAGTGGAATGAATTACTCATCAAAGTGATATGTTTAGTTAATAAGTTGTCCCTTAAATTAACAATTTATGATTAATGTAGTTACTATTTATTTATTCATTCCATTATTATGAGGTGTGTCCATGAGCCTAGAGATGGATTTTCTTATTCCATTATTAACAATTATTAGTATTGATATTGTCTTAGGTGGTGACAATGCAATTGTTGTAGCCTTAGCCTGTCGTAATTTACCTGAACGAATTCGCAACAAAGCTATCTTGCTTGGAATTGGTCTAGCTATTTTTGCAAGAATTACCTTAACATTATTTGCAGTTTATCTATTACAAATACCTATGCTTATGGCTATAGGTGGTGCCTTGTTATTGTATATTTCCTATCACCTATTAATTGATATGGAGGACGAAAGAGAGATTCAAGGAAGTATTACATTGATGGCTGCAATAAAAACAATTATTGTCGCAGATATTGTCATGGGGTTTGATAACGTCCTAGCAGTCGCAGGAGCGGCACACGGAAACAAAACACTAGTAATAATTGGATTATTAGTTTCTGTCCCTATTATCATTTGGGGAAGTAAAATTATTTTAGTTGCTATGCAGCGCTACCCAATTGTTATTTACATAGGAGCTGCTATCCTTGCTTTTACAGCCACTAAAATGATCGTCCATGAACCCTTATTAGCCCCACTTTTTACAAGTCATCCCTTGGTTTCAATCTTCTTGCAGATTAGTTTAGTAGTTGCAGTAGTGCTCATTGGATGGGTCATGAAACGATTACGAAGAAGTAATATTGAGTTTAGGGCTTAGAAGCAAAAGAACAGTAAGAAGTGCACAAGCATAGCAGGAAACACCCTCTAGCTTTGTAACATTTACGTGTCGGTTAATGACATCTGCTGAATAGTATACTTTCATTGAAGACTACTAGATGGATGTAGGAATAGACGGTATCTCAAGAATGTAAAACTAAATTTCTTACTAAAAATAAGAGAAGAGGCAGTAATGACTGCCTCTTTTCGCATGTATTATTCGTTTGCTGCTCTTTGAGCTTCCTGTAAGAAAAATGTTCTAACCTTGCGCGGTAAGAAACGACGAATTTCCGCCTCATTATACCCCACCTGTAAACGCTTTTCGTCAATAATGATCGGTCTTCTTAAAAGCCCTGGGTTTTCACTAATTATCTTAAATAGTTGTTGTAATGATAAAGATTCTACTTCAACATTTAACTCCTGAAATACTTTAGAACGAGTTGAAATAATTTCGTCTGTACCATCTTCGGTCATTCGAACTACTTCCTTCACCTCATCAATCGTTAAAGGTTCTGCAAAAATATTTCTTTCTACAAATTCAATATTATGTTCCTCTAACCATGCTTTTGCTTTTCTACAAGATGTACAACTTGGGGATGTAAATAGAGTTACCATTTTCCAATTCTCCCTTCAAATATCTTTATCTAAAACTAATGTTTGGTATGTGTAATGTTAGTTGATATAAAAATTATACAATAATTATTCTAATTTGAACACCCCTGATTGAAAAAAAAATAAACAAAATTTATACACTCTGTACATAGTGAGAACTTAATAAACTGCTCTTTACTCTATACCCACTTTCTTTTTTTTTGAAACTACAACGAAAAAATTAGACCCACCTTAATGAGAATTAATTTTGTACAATCTCCCAAATATATAGTAAATTTAGACATGGATTTATGTTAGATGGTATAGATACCATTGCTTAACAAATATTAAACACAGATTTATATTTAGGAGATGAAAAAAATTGAAACGTTTTGGACTAGCCTTTGCTTCAATATTTCTCTTATTTGCCTGTTCTACAAAGGATATCACTAGTGAAACAACTACTGGTCAACAAATTCCCGTTGATCTTGCATCTGTTCAAGAAATTAATTTAGAACAAAAATTAGAAATCCCCGGTCAAGCATTACCAAACGCAATCATCCCCCTTTTTACGACAACTCCTTTTAATGTTATTGAAGTAAATAAAAAAGTAGGGGACAAGGTATTTGCGGGAGAGCAAATTCTAAGGTTAGACGATGAAATTGTGCAACGCCAAGCCAGTCAAGCACAAAAAGCAGTATCTGAATTAGAAAAGGGGATTACAGCTGCTAAGCAACTACAAAAAAATGTTGATAGTGAATACGCAGAAATTCAAAAACTTCAACGAGAGTTAGAAGCATCTTTAGATAAATCTCGACAGTTAATTAGTTCGTTAACAGATGAAGCTGAAGATATAAATTTATTATTGATTATCCAGCAATCTTTAGAAACTTCATTAAAGCAGGCAGAGCTTACCCAAGCAGCTGGCAAGATTGGAAGTTTACCTCAAATAAATGTCGCTGAATTAGAAATACAACTTGAGGTTGCGAAACAAAATTCCCGCCAAGCTCAAATGGCCGTTGAAGCAACTACGTTAACCTCACCGATTAACGGAACAATTGCCGAGCTAAATGTCACGGAAAATCAAATAGCACCACCAAATAGTGCTCTGGCCACAGTCGTTAATCTAAATCCAATCATTGCGACATTTCATGTCAATAGTTATCAAGTTGTACAATTAGCAGAAAATATGAAGGCAACTTTAGTAATTGAGGGGCTACAAAATGAGATCAAAAGTAAGATACAAGTTGTCTCTCCTACCATCAATCCACAAACGAATTTATTTAAAGTAGAAATCCCTATTGAGAATGATGGTGAACGTATAAAAGGTGGTATGCGTGTCATTGCGTATATTGATTTAGGTGGAATTGAAAAAGCAAATGTTATTCCGACTGAAAGTATTCTTTATGACGAAAATTCTCCTTACGTTTTTATCGTAAAAGATGGCATTGCTAAACGCCAAGATATTACACTAGGTATTAGAAGTGGTAATGTAATTGAAGTCCATGAAGGGATTACTTTAGGTGATCAAGTAGTAACCAGAGGGAAAGAACGATTAACTGATGGAGTAGAAATAACAGTAAGAAACGAGGATTAAAATGAAGATTGCAAAATTATCTGTACTTAAACCCGTAGCAATGTCTATGGTGATCGTTTTAATTTTGATATTAGGTTTAGTTTCTTTGCGTGATCTACCTGTTGATTTATTTCCTGAAATGACCTTTCCTGTTGCTGCTGTAACTGTAACCTATAGTGGAGCAGGTCCAGAAGAAATTGAACAACTTATTACAAGACCTATTGAAGAAATTATGTCAAGTATTCCCAACGTTGAGTCCGTATCGTCTACTTCTAGGACTGGAGGGGCTCTAATCCTTGTTTCATTCGGCTGGGGAACTGATATGGATTTTGCTACTCTTAATATGAGAGAACGTCTCGATTTAATTAGAGATGGGCTACCTAGGGAAGTTCCAATGCCAATGGTCCTTCGTTTTGATCCAAGCCTATTACCAATTACACAGCTTGCCATAACTGAGCCGAATGGTGATTTGATTGCTGCTAAAAAGATTGTAGAAAATGAGATCAAGCCATTCCTTGATTCAGTAGACGGTGTAGCTGCAGTAACAGTAGAAGGAGGAACAGAACAGGAAATCCAACTATTAGTTGATCCGATTAAACTTACCAGTTTTGGGGTTAGCTTAAGTCAACTACAACAAATTATTGGTAGCGAAAATTTAAATATCCCTGGTGGTTCGCTAGAAGACCAAAACCAAAATTTACCGATAAGGATTACAAGTCAATTCACTTCTCTTTATGACTTAGAGACTTTGCCAGTCCCAACAAAGCAAGGTACTGTTCCGCTTGGAACTTTAGTCGAAATCTCAGATACAACGAAACCAGTTTTACAAGAAAGTTACTTAAATGGTGAACCTAGCGTTGGATTATCTATTCTAAAAGCTTCAGGAGCTAATACTGTAACTGTTGCCAGAGCCCTAAATGAACGATTAGATGAAATAAAAAAGAAACTACCAGACGGTGTAGAAGTAAAAGCGATTTTTGATCAAAGTAAGTTTATTGAGCAGTCAATTCGTGCAGTTGCTTGGAATATGCTCTTGGGAAGTATTTTAGCAGCAGGGGTTCTCTATTTGTTTTTACGAAACTTTAGAAGCACGCTGATTATTGGGTTTTCAATTCCTATTTCAATTATCACGACATTCCTCTTCATGTACTTCAGCGGTCAAACTTTGAACGTACTAACCTTAGGAGGGTTGGCACTAGGAATAGGGATGATGGTTGATAACGCCATTGTCATATTAGAAAATATTTACCGCTTGCGCCAGTTGGGGTATTCACTAAAGGAAGCTGCAATTGAAGGAACAAGTGAGATAGGTGGTGCCATCGTAGCCTCTACGTTAACTACGGTTGTTGTTTTCCT
This window harbors:
- the spxA gene encoding transcriptional regulator SpxA, translated to MVTLFTSPSCTSCRKAKAWLEEHNIEFVERNIFAEPLTIDEVKEVVRMTEDGTDEIISTRSKVFQELNVEVESLSLQQLFKIISENPGLLRRPIIIDEKRLQVGYNEAEIRRFLPRKVRTFFLQEAQRAANE
- the mecA gene encoding adaptor protein MecA, with protein sequence MEIERLNESTIKFYITYKDIENRGFDREEIWYNRERGEELFFEMINEANDKENFELEGPLWIQVQALDKGLEIIVTRGQITDGNVRLEIPVSNEQINIPVDENIVDMLDDNFVKNKYRDREDEEQELLDLVIGFQDFEDIISLSHHLEVRGFKNALYHFENRYYLFVMFTDEFPEEEQDDILSQILEFGHESEITIHRIQEYGKEIIGDEALQGLRKMFQK
- a CDS encoding efflux RND transporter periplasmic adaptor subunit, which gives rise to MKRFGLAFASIFLLFACSTKDITSETTTGQQIPVDLASVQEINLEQKLEIPGQALPNAIIPLFTTTPFNVIEVNKKVGDKVFAGEQILRLDDEIVQRQASQAQKAVSELEKGITAAKQLQKNVDSEYAEIQKLQRELEASLDKSRQLISSLTDEAEDINLLLIIQQSLETSLKQAELTQAAGKIGSLPQINVAELEIQLEVAKQNSRQAQMAVEATTLTSPINGTIAELNVTENQIAPPNSALATVVNLNPIIATFHVNSYQVVQLAENMKATLVIEGLQNEIKSKIQVVSPTINPQTNLFKVEIPIENDGERIKGGMRVIAYIDLGGIEKANVIPTESILYDENSPYVFIVKDGIAKRQDITLGIRSGNVIEVHEGITLGDQVVTRGKERLTDGVEITVRNED
- a CDS encoding TerC family protein; this translates as MSLEMDFLIPLLTIISIDIVLGGDNAIVVALACRNLPERIRNKAILLGIGLAIFARITLTLFAVYLLQIPMLMAIGGALLLYISYHLLIDMEDEREIQGSITLMAAIKTIIVADIVMGFDNVLAVAGAAHGNKTLVIIGLLVSVPIIIWGSKIILVAMQRYPIVIYIGAAILAFTATKMIVHEPLLAPLFTSHPLVSIFLQISLVVAVVLIGWVMKRLRRSNIEFRA